Within Pseudomonadota bacterium, the genomic segment CAATCCCAAGGTCGATGATATTCCCGAACGCTTCAGTTTATGTCGCGACAACCTGAAACTTCTGGTTCTCGGCACCATTCCCGAGGGCGGCGGCGGCTGTTACTGCCCGGAAAGCGTCATTCTCAAATATCTGCTGCGCCACCTTCTCCTGCAACGCGACGAGAGCATTATCCTGGACATGGAAGCCGGCCTCGAACACCTGGGACGTGGCGCGACCCGGGGCATCGATGCCTTTGTCGTCGTGGTCGAACCCGGTTCCCGCAGCCTGCAAACCGCTCACCAGATCAAGAAACTGGCGGGTGATCTTGGCGTCGACCAAGTCTATGTCGTCGGCAACAAGGTTACCAGCGAAGAAGACCGGGAGTTCATTCTGAACAACCTGGGCGAACTCAAGGTGCTGGGATTTCTCGACTACGACCAGGAGATCGTCGTCGCCGACCGCCGCGACCAGGCCCCTTTCGAGGTCATTCCCCGAGTCGTCGCCAGCGTCGAAGAGATTTACCGGCGACTCGAAAAAGAGCTACGGGAAAACAACCCGGAAAAAGCATAGCCGAAAAAGCTTCCCGGCGACTTAAAGGCTTCAGCCGGCCTGCCGGCGACATTCAGGGCTGCAATAGTGTCGCTTTCCCCCAGCCGGACCACCACCCGACAAAGCCTCATGTTCCGGCACATAAAGACCACAGGAAGCGCACTTTACCATTTTCTCACTGCCCCCGGACCGCGACCCGGCCCGAGGGCGGTTTTGCGCCTTAAGCCTCCCGCCGAGCAGCAGGTCCCGAAACAGACGAAAGACCAGATATCCAAGCCCCAGCCACAAGAATAATCGTAACACCTGAAACACCTGCCTGTTTTCCGACTTCAAGCTTGATTAAAGGCAATGCTTCGCCGACCTGCCGATTCACCCCCGGGCCGGACGTCTGTTTAAGGGCCTGAAACGGCCACTCACTTTAAATGACTTGGTTTGACTCTCAGCCGGTCGGTCTTTAAGCCTACTGACTGATTTTATCGTAAAGCCGGCCCGGCATTTCTATGATCCTGCCCGGGGTTGAAAAAAATCTCTGCGCGATACCTCCCAACTGCTTACCGAAACCGGCAATCGGCTGCGCCGTGATCCTGATATCGGAAAAACCGCCGTGGGCCTTCAGCGGCAGAACGACAAAGGTCTCCTCTTTGCCGGTTATGATATAACCGACCACGGGAATCGTGGCAAGCAGTTTGTCAACCGTCTGCAGGGGCTGCACCCCCAGATCAAGCTCCAGGGTTTCATCGAGAAATGAAATCGTGCCGCTGCTCATCAGGTTAAAGGCCGGGCCCCGCATAATCATTTCGTCGACCTCCATGACCCCGTCGCCAATCACTCCGCGACCGGAAAAAACCTGATAGGGCACGCCCTGATCAATGCTGACTCGCGGCAAACGCAACGCGGCGAACTGAGAAACATTGAGCAGGGAACAAAGATTGGCGATAAAGGTAAATTTTTTCAGACGCCCGTCATGAAAGGAAAAATCAACCAGGCCATCAAGCCCCGCCTTCCACTCCCGCAGGCTGGCGCCCCGCCACTCCAGATCCAG encodes:
- a CDS encoding carbon monoxide dehydrogenase; amino-acid sequence: MKIAISGKGGVGKTTLAGTLARVMAADEHKVLAIDADPDANLASALGFAREEVVKITPFAEMTAFIEERTGAKKGTYGGMFKLNPKVDDIPERFSLCRDNLKLLVLGTIPEGGGGCYCPESVILKYLLRHLLLQRDESIILDMEAGLEHLGRGATRGIDAFVVVVEPGSRSLQTAHQIKKLAGDLGVDQVYVVGNKVTSEEDREFILNNLGELKVLGFLDYDQEIVVADRRDQAPFEVIPRVVASVEEIYRRLEKELRENNPEKA